The Apis mellifera strain DH4 linkage group LG8, Amel_HAv3.1, whole genome shotgun sequence genome contains a region encoding:
- the LOC102654371 gene encoding pro-resilin-like encodes MRCSSPPPTPITGHSNTYRLIHGYIVLRINCNKGSGWYINSSVDHLLSSLCVFAHNSNMNYRQLTKVLLLLSCFTSHAFAGLLPGGGTGGSGYQYNRPGGTGFGGVPGGFTGGDLGRGSDFGGGFKRPTALYGAPGGGDIGFGGRPSTAYGTPGQFGGGSGGGGGSYQDAGYGQDNGRPQPYSFQYEVYDPPSGNDYSQRESSDGNIVQGEYRVLLPDSRTQIVKYMADDANGYTADVQYEGQAQFSRGGIGSGAYGTPGQTGAGGYQGDAGVFGGTSGQFGGPTASNQYLPPRNNYRK; translated from the exons ATGCGCTGCTCCTCTCCACCTCCCACACCCATAACCGGTCATTCTAATACGTACAGGTTAATACATGGATATATAGTGCTAAGGATAAACTGTAACAAAGGGTCCGGATGGTATATAAACTCGTCCGTAGATCATCTTCTCAGTTCGCTTTGCGTCTTCGCTCATAACAGCAATATGAATTATCGTCAG tTAACGAAAGTGCTATTGCTGCTATCGTGTTTTACAAGTCATGCATTTGCTGGATTGCTACCGGGTGGTGGTACCGGTGGAAGTGGTTATCAATACAACAGACCAGGTGGAACTGGATTTGGAGGAGTTCCAGGGGGATTCACTGGAGGAGATTTAGGAAGGGGTAGTGACTTTGGAGGTGGATTCAAAAGACCCACTGCATTATATGGAGCACCAGGTGGTGGTGATATTGGATTTGGTGGACGTCCGTCTACTGCTTATGGCACTCCTGGACAATTtggtggtggtagtggtggtggtggtggaagTTATCAGGATGCTGGTTATGGTCAGGATAATGGAAGA ccTCAACCATATAGCTTCCAATATGAAGTGTATGATCCCCCTAGTGGCAATGACTACTCTCAACGTGAGAGTAGCGATGGAAACATAGTACAAGGAGAATATAGAGTGTTATTACCAGATTCGAGGACGCAAATCGTGAAGTACATGGCTGATGATGCAAATGGTTACACTGCTGATGTTCAATATGAAGGACAGGCACAATTTTCTCGAGGAGGTATTGGATCTGGAGCTTATGGGACACCTGGTCAGACAGGAGCAGGAGGATATCAAGGAG atGCTGGCGTATTTGGTGGAACTAGTGGACAATTTGGCGGACCTACAGCTAGCAATCAGTATCTACCACCACGTAACAATTATCGGAAATAA
- the LOC100577229 gene encoding pro-resilin isoform X1 — MDRIVRQLTLALMLSIGIVQCEPTVNTQYGVPGNYAGNNHGVSDGNGFGNHHYDNGNDNDYVDQPMSYEFGYAVKDQATGNDFGRRETSDGETVRGEYRVQLPDGRTQIVTYTADWRTGFHADVRYEGTPTYPDQFNNQNNGYNNNNNQGSSQDFGFHGNNASGRYNTGNSGNNGYNYQPPSGSGFNNGNNYPYQFVSNQISNSLDNSYNNFGIRNNYNTRIPSSTYGPAFK, encoded by the exons ttaacTCTTGCTCTAATGCTGAGCATAGGAATCGTGCAATGTGAGCCTACAGTGAACACACAATATGGTGTCCCAGGAAATTATGCTGGTAATAATCATGGAGTATCAGATGGAAATGGTTTTGGTAATCATCATTATGATAATGGAAACGATAATGATTATGTCGATCAG CCAATGTCCTATGAATTTGGATATGCCGTAAAGGATCAAGCAACCGGAAATGATTTTGGTAGACGCGAAACTAGCGATGGTGAAACTGTACGAGGAGAATATAGAGTTCAATTACCGGATGGTAGGACACAAATAGTAACTTACACTGCTGATTGGAGGACAGGTTTCCACGCAGATGTAAGATATGAGGGTACCCCAACTTATCCTGATCAATTCAATAATCAGAACAatggttataataataataataatcaaggtAGTAGTCAAGACTTTGGTTTCCATGGTAATAATGCTAGTGGACGTTACAATACAGGGAATTCAG GAAACAATGGATATAATTACCAACCACCTAGTGGAAGTGGATTCAATAATGGTAATAATTATCCATACCAATTTGTTTCCAatcaaatttccaattcattagacaatagttataataattttggaattcgtaataattataacacaCGAATTCCATCATCAACATATGGACCAGCCTTTAAGTGA
- the LOC100577229 gene encoding pro-resilin isoform X2, translating into MLTLALMLSIGIVQCEPTVNTQYGVPGNYAGNNHGVSDGNGFGNHHYDNGNDNDYVDQPMSYEFGYAVKDQATGNDFGRRETSDGETVRGEYRVQLPDGRTQIVTYTADWRTGFHADVRYEGTPTYPDQFNNQNNGYNNNNNQGSSQDFGFHGNNASGRYNTGNSGNNGYNYQPPSGSGFNNGNNYPYQFVSNQISNSLDNSYNNFGIRNNYNTRIPSSTYGPAFK; encoded by the exons ttaacTCTTGCTCTAATGCTGAGCATAGGAATCGTGCAATGTGAGCCTACAGTGAACACACAATATGGTGTCCCAGGAAATTATGCTGGTAATAATCATGGAGTATCAGATGGAAATGGTTTTGGTAATCATCATTATGATAATGGAAACGATAATGATTATGTCGATCAG CCAATGTCCTATGAATTTGGATATGCCGTAAAGGATCAAGCAACCGGAAATGATTTTGGTAGACGCGAAACTAGCGATGGTGAAACTGTACGAGGAGAATATAGAGTTCAATTACCGGATGGTAGGACACAAATAGTAACTTACACTGCTGATTGGAGGACAGGTTTCCACGCAGATGTAAGATATGAGGGTACCCCAACTTATCCTGATCAATTCAATAATCAGAACAatggttataataataataataatcaaggtAGTAGTCAAGACTTTGGTTTCCATGGTAATAATGCTAGTGGACGTTACAATACAGGGAATTCAG GAAACAATGGATATAATTACCAACCACCTAGTGGAAGTGGATTCAATAATGGTAATAATTATCCATACCAATTTGTTTCCAatcaaatttccaattcattagacaatagttataataattttggaattcgtaataattataacacaCGAATTCCATCATCAACATATGGACCAGCCTTTAAGTGA
- the LOC100577229 gene encoding pro-resilin isoform X3 → MLSIGIVQCEPTVNTQYGVPGNYAGNNHGVSDGNGFGNHHYDNGNDNDYVDQPMSYEFGYAVKDQATGNDFGRRETSDGETVRGEYRVQLPDGRTQIVTYTADWRTGFHADVRYEGTPTYPDQFNNQNNGYNNNNNQGSSQDFGFHGNNASGRYNTGNSGNNGYNYQPPSGSGFNNGNNYPYQFVSNQISNSLDNSYNNFGIRNNYNTRIPSSTYGPAFK, encoded by the exons ATGCTGAGCATAGGAATCGTGCAATGTGAGCCTACAGTGAACACACAATATGGTGTCCCAGGAAATTATGCTGGTAATAATCATGGAGTATCAGATGGAAATGGTTTTGGTAATCATCATTATGATAATGGAAACGATAATGATTATGTCGATCAG CCAATGTCCTATGAATTTGGATATGCCGTAAAGGATCAAGCAACCGGAAATGATTTTGGTAGACGCGAAACTAGCGATGGTGAAACTGTACGAGGAGAATATAGAGTTCAATTACCGGATGGTAGGACACAAATAGTAACTTACACTGCTGATTGGAGGACAGGTTTCCACGCAGATGTAAGATATGAGGGTACCCCAACTTATCCTGATCAATTCAATAATCAGAACAatggttataataataataataatcaaggtAGTAGTCAAGACTTTGGTTTCCATGGTAATAATGCTAGTGGACGTTACAATACAGGGAATTCAG GAAACAATGGATATAATTACCAACCACCTAGTGGAAGTGGATTCAATAATGGTAATAATTATCCATACCAATTTGTTTCCAatcaaatttccaattcattagacaatagttataataattttggaattcgtaataattataacacaCGAATTCCATCATCAACATATGGACCAGCCTTTAAGTGA